From Cannabis sativa cultivar Pink pepper isolate KNU-18-1 chromosome 8, ASM2916894v1, whole genome shotgun sequence, a single genomic window includes:
- the LOC133030093 gene encoding uncharacterized protein LOC133030093 — protein sequence MVSEPYPLQASDHIRSAPIQIVTMSTLIRFKIDEQKIAIILRGNIVDNVPHGINDTTQKTTTDVPIQKVTNPRRSGKMAPRLIIPAPEHFTGRVTYRGTRTFAKIKSRFEEYNLNNTAKESRFGSFWNAVPLTFSLVLFHQLMLHKMKVDAQEELRMRFYVGRKEVRFGVLEFALITGLDFSSGPIEDEKAAQVARSGVKTKALQDRFTNCQNPEDLYKLGLCLFVESVLLGREANALITPHILRYVEDLEFFFRIPWGKHSFARLMHSLQKDMLKQKANYEKKLSSDVQHECKYTAYGFAPAVQYWAYEAILEVGKRYGTNHGIRFPRMLSWTSKGDIGKKDVSALFSRRNLEVVKGLLPRTEEEAFVRTISYDGVENLVDDGVDDTEAEAGSQVPETQVRDTQETDTQVPIFGTFFLCLIFYCFCFVIFVTLWNYRMLTVFFWYIFFQATGSEPQPSAPSSSGVQGAEYTDLVARLDRIEADTQGLYATHVELKKAYETSHVELKGGQNVIMEQLRDILAMLNRPPTTASAPEVPADPSTPPPAASPPVEEEEVFPDGYDPYEGAPATPIDTGVIHVHDTESQGEILSIEAQPAVVKSRKRKRNPPVWFGDYTEMKRRHRPSSTFDPLEPPDEKLLVTFRKWCVGLIPNHRLRDLRSGDYGPSFFWIMLTPKEWLTDDHIDAAMHMLRRRHTDYPLTFPQKGVILSTFVTTMISSAWTNHKVPRRNFVWEDYILDYYRGVHKSQVFERWRGNGYIYFILHLPEARH from the exons atggtatcagagccatatcccttGCAGGCAAGTGATCATATCCGATCCGCACCTATACAGATAGTGACCATGTCCACTCTGATACGGTTCAAGATTGATGAGCAAAAAATAGCCATCATCTTGAGGGGGAATATTGTGGACAATGTCCCACatggaataaatg aTACAACTCAGAAAACTACCACTGATGTTCCTATTCAGAAGGTCACAaatcctcgtcgtagtgggaag atggctcccagactCATAATTCCAGCACCCGAGCATTTTACCGGACGCGTCACATACAGAGGCACCAGAACTTTTGCAAAAATAAAGTCTCGGTTTGAGGAGTACAACTTGAATAACACGGCGAAGGAAAGCCGTTTCGGCAGCTTTTGGAATGCCGTACCGTTGACATTCTCCTTGGTGTTATTTCACCAGCTTATGCTCCACAAAATGAAGGTAGATGCCcaggaggagttgaggatgCGGTTTTACGTTGGTCGGAAGGAGGTCAGATTCGGAGTGCTggagtttgcactcattacAGGCCTGGACTTCTCCTCGGGGCCAATAGAAGATGAGAAGGCTGCGCAGGTTGCTCGCTCAGG TGTGAAGACAAAAGCACTCCAAGATAGGTTCACAAACTGTCAGAAcccggaagacttgtacaagctcggCTTGTGCCTGTTTGTGGAGTCAGTGCTTCTGGGCCGTGAGGCAAACGCGCTGATTACGCCTCACATACTTAGATATGTGGAAgacctcgagttcttcttccggattccttgggggaagcactcatttgccagactcatgcactcgcttcaaaaagacatgttgaaacagaaggccaactacgagaagaagctgagttcggatgttcagcacgagtgcaaatacacagcatatggcttcgcacctgcagtacaatattgggcgtacgaggccattttggaggtagggaagaggtatggcacgaatcacgggattcggttccccaggatgcttagctggacgagcaagggcgatattgggaagaaagacgtcagcgcattattttctagacgg aatcttgaagtggtgaaggggctacttccacggacagaggaggaggcatttgtgaggaccatatcttacgatggtgtggagAACCTGGTTGATGATGGTGTGGATGACACAGAGGCTGAGGCAGGTAGTCAGGTACCAGAGACTCAGGTACGAGACACTCAGGAAACAGACACTCAGGTACCaatttttggaactttttttttatgtcttattttttattgtttttgttttgtgatatttgttacattgtggaattatcgtatgcttaccgtatttttttggtatatattttttcaggccactggttcagaacctcagcccagtgcaccatcttcatcaggcgttcagggtgccgagtacactgatttagtggcgaggttggataggatcgaggctgacactcagggtctgtatgctactcatgtcgagctgaagaaggcatacgagaccagccatgtagagctgaagggtggtcagaacgtaattatggagcagctcagagacatattggccatgttgaatcgtccgccaaCGACAGCTTCAGCACCGGAGGTCCCAGCAGATCCATCTACCCCACCACCAGCTGCATCACCCCCAGTAGAAGAGGAGGAGGTCTTCCCCGACGGGTACGATCCTTATGAGGGAGCTCCAGCGACTCCCATCGATACAGGTGttatccatgtacatgacaccgagtcgcagggtgagattctgtcgatagaggcacaacctgcagtggttaagagtcggaagaggaagagaaatcCTCCTGTATGGTTCGGAGACTACACGGAGATGAAGAGGAGACATAGGCCATCTTCGACGTTTGATCCCCTGGAGCCACCGGATGAGAAATTGTTAGTTACATTCCGAAAGTGGTGTGTTGGACTCATTCCGAACCACCGACTTcgggatttgagaagtggtgattacggtccatcattcttttggataatgctcacaccaaaggaatggcttacagatgac CATATAGATGCAGCAATGCATATGCTGAGGAGGCGACACACCGACTATCCACTGACATTTCCTCAGAAGGGTGTCATTCTCTCAACATTCGTGACCACCATGATCAGCAGTGCATGGACGAACCACAAGGTTCCGAGGAGAAACTTTGTGTGGGAGGATTATATCCTGGACTACTACAGAGGGGTtcataag TCCCAAGTCTTTGAGAGATGGAGGGGTAACGGGTATATTTACTTCATTCTGCATCTTCCTGAGGCAAGGCACTAG